The uncultured Sphaerochaeta sp. genome includes the window ATGTCATTATCATCGGAGGGGGCCCCGCCGGGTTGGCTGCCGCCGTCCAGCTGTACAAGCTTGGGATTACCAATATTCTGATCCTTGAGAGGGAAAAGCAATTGGGAGGTATTCTGCGGCAATGCATTCATGATGGATTCGGCCTTCAGCGATTTGGGGAATCATTGAGCGGCCCTGAATATGCCCAGCGCTTCATTGATGAGGTAAGAGAGCTGAACATTCCCTATATGACTGAGGTGACGGTAACCGAAGTAACTGCTGGAAGGATTGTGAACGCCGTCTCGAGAAGCGGTGTGCTGGAATTCCAGGCCAAGGCGGTAGCCTTGACCATGGGTTGCAGGGAACGGACACGTGGTGCAATCAGTATTCCAGGGACCAGGCCCGCAGGAGTCTATACTGCAGGGGTTGTACAATCCTATATGAATCTAGCGAACATCATGCCGGGAAAAGAGGTGGTGATTCTAGGCTCCGGTGACATCGGTCTGATCATGGCCCGTAGGTTGACCCTTGAGGGGGCACATGTAAAAGCTGTTCTTGAGGTCCAGCCCTATGCGAGTGGTCTGCCACGCAATATCGAGCAGTGTCTCAATGATTATGGAATTCCTCTTCTTTTAAGCCATACTGTGGTTGATATCAAAGGACACGCCCGCCTTGAAGGCGTAACCGTAGCACAGGTCGATGAACAGTATCGACCGATTCCGGGAACAGAACAA containing:
- a CDS encoding FAD-dependent oxidoreductase is translated as MENKDVIIIGGGPAGLAAAVQLYKLGITNILILEREKQLGGILRQCIHDGFGLQRFGESLSGPEYAQRFIDEVRELNIPYMTEVTVTEVTAGRIVNAVSRSGVLEFQAKAVALTMGCRERTRGAISIPGTRPAGVYTAGVVQSYMNLANIMPGKEVVILGSGDIGLIMARRLTLEGAHVKAVLEVQPYASGLPRNIEQCLNDYGIPLLLSHTVVDIKGHARLEGVTVAQVDEQYRPIPGTEQAYSCDTLVLSVGLIPENELSLGAGVVLDSMTKGAVVDEHYMTSCAGIFASGNVLQVHDLVDFVSTEAERMAHSIQAYLRSFSFGMAGIEIAVDASVAYAVPQKITGKKDFTLSLRPKRPGRGCTVLVKQGNETITSKKFAKVLPAEMIQLPVSAERINPEKNLEITII